Proteins from one Cellulosilyticum lentocellum DSM 5427 genomic window:
- the purF gene encoding amidophosphoribosyltransferase, protein MKFLQDDSLHEECGVIGVYREEKSASRLAYYGLFALQHRGQECAGIAVNCEGDIEVRKGMGLVADVFDETALNELQGNIAIGHVRYSTAGDKDVRNAQPLVAKYKKGDIGLAHNGNLVNAENIREILEDSGVIFHSTTDTESILNLIARYSNKGIETGIKNTMSLLKGAYALVLTTGEDLIGIRDPHGLRPLCIGKLKDGYVFASESCALDVLDAEFIRDVEPGEIVVINKEGLRSIEPSNMCQKHLCVFELIYFARPDSVIDGDSVYDFRVNAGRMLAKQKKIEADMVMPVPDSGVPSAIGYAKESGIPYGEGLVKNRYIGRTFIQPTQEMRENAVKIKLSPLKQNLEGKRVVMIDDSIVRGTTCKRIVEQVRKAGAKEIHVCITSPPVQYSCYFGIDTPYREFLIGAQKSVDEICEYLGADSLTYLSEDGLREVCNHKSQFCKACFNGKYPMEVPIGTPPSQC, encoded by the coding sequence ATGAAGTTTTTGCAAGATGATTCACTACATGAAGAATGTGGCGTAATTGGAGTTTATAGAGAAGAAAAAAGTGCCTCAAGACTTGCGTATTATGGACTTTTTGCTCTTCAACATAGAGGGCAAGAGTGTGCAGGTATTGCAGTTAATTGTGAAGGGGACATTGAAGTTAGAAAAGGCATGGGACTTGTAGCAGATGTATTTGATGAAACAGCTCTTAATGAACTTCAAGGAAATATTGCTATTGGCCATGTACGCTACTCGACAGCAGGAGATAAAGATGTGAGAAATGCACAACCTTTGGTAGCTAAATACAAAAAAGGTGATATCGGACTTGCTCACAATGGAAACCTTGTAAATGCGGAGAATATTAGAGAGATTCTAGAAGATAGTGGTGTTATTTTTCATAGTACCACAGATACTGAATCTATTTTAAACTTGATTGCTAGATACAGTAATAAAGGCATTGAAACAGGGATTAAAAATACGATGAGTCTTTTAAAGGGTGCATATGCCCTAGTTTTAACCACAGGAGAAGACCTTATTGGTATTCGTGATCCACATGGTCTTAGACCACTTTGCATTGGAAAACTTAAAGATGGATATGTATTTGCCTCTGAAAGCTGTGCACTAGATGTATTAGATGCGGAGTTCATAAGAGATGTAGAACCAGGAGAAATTGTGGTGATTAATAAGGAGGGTCTAAGAAGTATAGAGCCTTCTAATATGTGTCAAAAACATCTTTGCGTGTTTGAACTTATTTACTTTGCACGACCAGACAGCGTTATAGATGGGGATAGTGTGTATGATTTTCGTGTGAATGCAGGTAGAATGTTAGCAAAACAGAAAAAGATTGAAGCAGATATGGTGATGCCAGTACCAGACTCAGGCGTACCATCAGCTATTGGATATGCTAAGGAATCAGGTATTCCTTATGGAGAAGGTCTTGTAAAAAATAGATACATAGGAAGGACGTTCATCCAACCTACTCAAGAGATGAGAGAAAATGCAGTAAAAATTAAGCTTTCTCCACTTAAACAAAATCTTGAAGGTAAACGAGTTGTTATGATTGATGACTCAATTGTAAGGGGAACCACTTGTAAACGTATTGTAGAACAAGTGAGAAAAGCAGGCGCTAAAGAAATACATGTTTGTATTACTTCACCTCCAGTACAATATTCTTGTTATTTTGGGATTGATACACCTTATAGAGAATTTTTGATAGGAGCGCAAAAATCAGTCGATGAAATTTGTGAATACTTAGGAGCAGATTCTCTAACTTACTTAAGTGAAGATGGTCTTCGTGAAGTATGCAATCATAAGAGTCAATTCTGTAAAGCTTGTTTTAATGGTAAGTATCCAATGGAAGTACCTATTGGCACACCACCTTCACAATGTTAA
- the purM gene encoding phosphoribosylformylglycinamidine cyclo-ligase, producing MSNSKITYKDAGVDVHRGYEAVAQMKEHVKSTFIPGVLTDIGSFGGAFSLGAFAGMKEPVLVSGTDGVGTKLKLAFDMDKHDTIGIDAVAMCVNDIICGGAEPLFFLDYIATGRIAPEHIASIVKGIADGCKESLCALVGGETAEMPGFYPDGEYDVAGFAVGIVDRQEMIDGSTIKVGDVIIGLPSTGVHSNGYSLVRKLVETAGVDLKAYSEELGETYGEALLKPTKLYVKAVKAAKAAARIKGIAHITGGGFIENVPRMLPKGVDAKININVIEKPPIYKFLEETSNLDVNELYNTFNMGIGMMLVVDVADSEKVLAALHGADEKALVIGEIVAGNKGVILCQD from the coding sequence ATGTCTAATAGTAAAATCACATATAAAGATGCTGGGGTGGACGTTCACCGTGGATATGAAGCAGTAGCACAGATGAAAGAGCATGTTAAATCAACTTTTATCCCAGGGGTACTCACAGATATCGGAAGCTTTGGCGGTGCCTTTTCGCTTGGTGCTTTTGCAGGTATGAAAGAACCTGTACTTGTATCAGGAACAGACGGAGTTGGTACTAAATTAAAATTAGCTTTTGATATGGACAAACACGATACAATCGGTATCGATGCAGTAGCCATGTGTGTGAATGATATTATTTGTGGTGGCGCTGAGCCTTTATTCTTCTTAGACTACATTGCAACAGGACGTATTGCACCAGAACATATTGCAAGCATTGTAAAAGGTATTGCAGATGGTTGTAAAGAAAGCTTATGTGCCTTAGTTGGTGGTGAAACAGCAGAAATGCCAGGTTTTTATCCAGATGGTGAATATGATGTAGCTGGTTTTGCTGTAGGTATTGTAGATCGCCAGGAAATGATTGATGGAAGCACTATTAAAGTAGGAGATGTGATTATTGGACTTCCTTCAACAGGTGTACATAGTAATGGTTACTCACTTGTTAGAAAATTAGTGGAAACAGCAGGTGTAGACCTTAAAGCATATAGTGAAGAACTTGGTGAAACTTACGGTGAAGCACTGCTTAAGCCAACTAAACTATATGTCAAAGCAGTCAAAGCAGCAAAAGCAGCAGCTAGAATTAAAGGGATTGCACATATTACAGGTGGCGGTTTCATCGAAAATGTACCACGTATGCTTCCAAAAGGTGTAGATGCTAAAATCAATATCAATGTTATCGAAAAACCTCCTATTTATAAATTTTTAGAAGAAACCTCAAACCTTGATGTTAATGAACTTTATAATACTTTTAACATGGGTATTGGTATGATGTTAGTAGTTGATGTAGCTGACAGCGAAAAAGTATTAGCAGCACTTCATGGGGCAGATGAAAAAGCATTAGTTATCGGTGAAATCGTAGCAGGTAACAAGGGTGTGATCTTATGTCAAGATTAA
- the purN gene encoding phosphoribosylglycinamide formyltransferase → MSRLRIGVLVSGGGTNLQSIIDAVENGTLASKVVCVISNKASAYGLERARKHNIPAFHVDPKNGHYDEELLALLLEQKVDLVVCAGYLKIMDEKLVNTFKGRIINIHPSLLPKYGGMGYFGIHVHEAVIAAGEKESGATVHYIDTGVDTGEIILQRQLEVLEDDTPESLQQRILAEIEHKILVEAIKQIEGSN, encoded by the coding sequence ATGTCAAGATTAAGAATAGGTGTACTTGTATCAGGTGGCGGCACCAATTTGCAAAGCATTATAGATGCAGTAGAAAATGGTACGCTAGCAAGTAAGGTTGTCTGTGTTATTTCTAATAAAGCATCAGCTTATGGGCTTGAACGTGCTAGAAAACACAATATCCCTGCTTTTCATGTGGATCCAAAGAATGGGCATTATGATGAGGAGTTGCTGGCTTTACTATTAGAACAAAAAGTAGACCTTGTAGTTTGCGCGGGATACTTAAAAATCATGGATGAAAAGTTAGTAAATACCTTTAAAGGACGCATTATTAATATTCATCCTTCACTTCTTCCCAAATACGGGGGTATGGGTTATTTTGGCATTCATGTCCATGAAGCCGTAATTGCTGCAGGTGAAAAAGAAAGTGGTGCAACTGTTCATTATATTGACACAGGTGTAGATACGGGTGAAATTATTCTTCAACGTCAATTAGAAGTATTGGAAGACGATACACCAGAAAGCTTACAACAACGTATTTTAGCTGAAATTGAACACAAAATTTTGGTAGAAGCTATCAAACAGATAGAGGGGAGCAACTAA
- the purD gene encoding phosphoribosylamine--glycine ligase, with the protein MKILIIGNGGRESAIAHTVRRFHPEAEIFVAPGNGGTEEAFTNIPIKVEELEALANFAEEKQVDLTIVGPEVPLVLGIVDVFEKRGLNIFGPNKECAQFEGSKHFTKQFLIRNDIPTAAYASFKRDAVEACVAEAKNFSLPVVVKADGLAAGKGVLICETYEDAEAAIREIFSGKFAEAGSTIVLEEFLTGTEASLLCFVDGDSIVPMETARDYKRALDNDKGLNTGGMGGFSPNPIITAEVKANIDTQILEPIISGFKKENLKFKGVLFIGLMIENNIPKVLEFNVRFGDPETQSVLPRLKTDLIEIMQACIDGNLASTPIKWDERQSVTLVLASKGYPETSHKGDVITGLDDLNEDTYLFHAGTKKVNGTIQTDGGRVLAITSLGASLREARATIYEEVKKIEFDGMQYRSDIAK; encoded by the coding sequence ATGAAGATATTAATCATAGGAAATGGTGGGAGAGAATCGGCCATTGCACATACAGTGAGACGTTTTCATCCAGAAGCTGAGATTTTTGTAGCACCAGGTAATGGGGGAACAGAAGAGGCTTTTACAAATATTCCTATTAAAGTAGAGGAACTTGAAGCATTAGCCAACTTTGCAGAAGAAAAGCAAGTGGATCTTACTATTGTAGGGCCAGAAGTACCACTTGTATTAGGTATTGTAGATGTTTTTGAAAAAAGAGGTTTAAATATTTTTGGGCCTAATAAAGAGTGTGCTCAATTTGAAGGAAGTAAACACTTTACAAAACAGTTTTTAATTCGTAATGATATTCCAACAGCAGCATACGCTAGCTTTAAAAGAGATGCAGTAGAAGCTTGTGTAGCAGAAGCAAAAAACTTTAGTTTACCAGTAGTTGTTAAAGCAGATGGTTTAGCTGCAGGAAAAGGAGTATTAATTTGTGAGACATATGAAGATGCAGAAGCTGCCATAAGAGAAATCTTTAGTGGTAAATTTGCTGAAGCGGGTAGCACTATCGTATTAGAAGAATTCCTAACAGGAACAGAAGCCTCCCTTCTTTGCTTCGTAGATGGGGATAGTATTGTACCAATGGAAACAGCTAGAGACTATAAACGTGCTCTAGATAATGACAAAGGGCTCAACACAGGTGGTATGGGTGGCTTCTCACCAAATCCAATTATCACAGCAGAAGTTAAAGCCAATATTGATACACAAATTCTAGAGCCAATTATAAGTGGCTTCAAGAAAGAGAATCTTAAATTTAAAGGGGTGCTTTTCATCGGCTTAATGATTGAAAACAATATACCAAAAGTGCTAGAATTCAATGTACGTTTTGGTGATCCAGAAACTCAAAGTGTACTTCCAAGATTAAAAACAGATCTAATAGAAATCATGCAAGCTTGCATCGATGGCAACCTTGCTAGTACACCTATTAAATGGGATGAAAGACAAAGTGTGACTTTAGTACTTGCTAGCAAAGGTTATCCAGAAACCTCTCATAAAGGTGATGTTATTACAGGTCTTGATGATTTAAATGAAGATACTTATTTATTCCATGCTGGCACCAAAAAAGTAAATGGGACTATTCAAACAGATGGTGGACGTGTATTAGCCATTACAAGTTTAGGGGCTAGCTTAAGAGAGGCTAGAGCGACTATATATGAAGAAGTAAAAAAGATTGAGTTTGATGGTATGCAATACAGAAGTGATATAGCAAAATAG
- a CDS encoding tyrosine-type recombinase/integrase, translated as MALTKRTNLEDKSGRKPAKWRIRVTRNGHKYETTFFGNKKEAEQAEKDFIYQIDKGMMGSSENMLFKDLYKKVQREYIDKLKANSRITYRNSYDNHIGPAFDDMKLCDIKPIDIQEFATDLLEEYKYNTVRVIMSKLNTCLSLAEKWGIISNSPYKHIELGQAESKSLDELMSLDNIQTLIKLYENDKWPLHRAAFFLAVGCGLRNSEIRALTLKDIDFNLNTITVDKQIGLYDDEKDLFTSTKTSGSKRKIYAPEFVMKAIKEHIDSMPAIPINALIFTISKNKPINSHTLSNHLREVLIANDLPLIRFHDLRHIHATLMINNNMDIATVSKRLGHKSIATTLKFYTHTVEERDKRVATEFDDIYSKIKKKG; from the coding sequence ATGGCACTAACAAAAAGAACTAATTTAGAAGATAAATCCGGCAGAAAGCCAGCTAAATGGAGAATACGTGTTACTAGGAATGGTCATAAATATGAAACTACCTTCTTTGGAAACAAAAAAGAAGCTGAGCAAGCTGAGAAAGATTTTATATACCAAATTGATAAAGGCATGATGGGTAGTAGTGAAAATATGTTATTTAAGGATTTATACAAAAAGGTTCAGCGAGAGTATATTGATAAACTCAAAGCTAATTCACGTATCACTTATAGAAATTCATATGACAACCATATCGGACCTGCATTTGACGATATGAAACTATGTGATATAAAACCTATAGACATTCAAGAATTTGCTACTGACCTTTTAGAAGAGTATAAATACAATACTGTCAGAGTAATAATGTCTAAACTTAATACTTGTTTATCTCTTGCTGAAAAATGGGGGATTATCTCTAATTCTCCCTATAAGCATATTGAACTAGGACAAGCAGAAAGTAAAAGCTTAGATGAGTTAATGAGTTTAGATAATATTCAAACACTAATTAAACTATATGAAAATGATAAATGGCCATTACATCGAGCAGCTTTCTTTCTAGCTGTTGGGTGTGGTCTTAGAAATAGTGAGATAAGGGCACTAACACTTAAAGATATAGATTTCAACCTAAATACAATTACTGTTGATAAGCAAATAGGCCTTTATGATGATGAAAAGGACTTATTCACCTCTACTAAAACAAGTGGATCCAAAAGAAAGATATATGCTCCTGAATTTGTAATGAAAGCTATTAAGGAGCATATTGACAGTATGCCTGCTATACCTATAAATGCTCTTATCTTCACCATATCAAAAAACAAGCCTATTAATAGCCATACACTTAGTAATCACTTAAGAGAGGTCTTAATCGCCAATGACCTTCCACTAATACGATTTCATGATTTAAGGCATATACATGCTACCTTAATGATTAATAATAATATGGACATAGCTACAGTAAGCAAACGTCTAGGGCATAAAAGTATTGCTACAACTCTTAAATTTTACACTCATACGGTTGAAGAAAGGGATAAACGAGTTGCTACTGAATTTGATGATATCTATTCTAAAATAAAGAAAAAAGGATAA
- a CDS encoding helix-turn-helix domain-containing protein gives MGINDFIQIGTRIKEIRKSKGFSQAYMAEKIGVNRTTYSNYENNNREPNLKTIEKICEILDVTISDIVSDTQKNITVDYWRGMMDTDLNSIKEIEENTRGYSGLEVPISSLVGSIYISLNKNEKDFVTRYSYHTERLLESLSELLTYSNLPIKHENVDKNKYLDAINAINEFIKYKLHELTTLNSKEGE, from the coding sequence TTGGGAATAAATGATTTTATACAAATAGGAACTAGAATAAAAGAAATTAGGAAATCCAAAGGATTTAGTCAAGCATATATGGCTGAAAAAATAGGTGTTAATCGTACAACTTATTCAAATTATGAAAATAACAATCGAGAGCCAAACCTTAAAACTATTGAAAAAATCTGTGAAATTTTAGATGTTACAATATCTGATATTGTAAGTGATACTCAAAAAAATATAACAGTAGATTATTGGCGTGGCATGATGGATACTGATCTAAATAGTATCAAGGAAATTGAGGAAAATACACGTGGCTATTCAGGGTTAGAAGTACCTATAAGTTCATTAGTGGGAAGTATATATATTTCTTTAAATAAGAATGAAAAAGATTTTGTTACGCGCTATTCCTACCATACAGAAAGATTACTAGAATCTTTATCGGAACTTTTAACATATTCTAACCTGCCAATAAAACATGAAAATGTTGATAAGAATAAATACCTAGATGCTATAAATGCAATAAATGAATTTATAAAATATAAGCTACACGAACTTACTACATTGAATTCTAAAGAAGGTGAGTAA
- a CDS encoding helix-turn-helix transcriptional regulator codes for MGLKLKIRRIELGIKQGFAANEIGVSQQYLANLESGRSTNPSREVMLKLAKLYGCSVQELFFTEDQ; via the coding sequence ATGGGATTGAAATTAAAAATTCGTCGTATTGAATTAGGGATAAAGCAGGGTTTTGCAGCTAATGAAATAGGGGTTAGTCAGCAATACTTAGCTAATCTTGAAAGTGGTAGAAGTACAAATCCTAGTCGGGAAGTAATGTTAAAGTTAGCTAAATTATATGGATGCTCGGTTCAGGAACTTTTCTTTACTGAAGATCAGTAA